The genomic window CATCGGCCTGATCGGCTTCTTCCTCGACCGGGTGATGTTCGCGCTGCAGACGGCCTTCACCTATTCGGCAAACCGGTGAGGAGAGCATGATGTCTACCATTCTTCAGTTGAAAGACGTCAACAAGGGCTTCGGCGAGGGCGCGAAACGGCATGATGTCCTCGCCGACATCTCGCTCGATGTCCGCGAAGGCGAATTCATCGCGATCCTCGGCTTTTCCGGCGCGGGCAAGACGACGCTGATGTCGATGCTCGCCGGCCTCGAAAAACCGGACAGCGGCGAAATCCTGTTTCGCGGCGAGGCGATCGAGGGGCCGTCGCCGAAGCGCGGCATCGTGTTCCAGAACTACGCGTTGATGCCATGGCTTTCGGTGGAGGCCAATGTGCGGCTTGCCGTTGACGCCGTGCATCGGGACAAGCCGGCAAGGGAGCGGGCAGCGCTGGTGAACGCCTATGTCGCCATGGTTGGGCTCAGCCATGCGCGCGACCGCAGGCCGGCGGAGCTTTCCGGCGGCATGCGCCAGCGCGTCTCGGTTGCCCGTGCGCTCGCCATGCAGCCGGACCTGCTGCTGCTCGACGAGCCGTTGTCCGCGCTCGATGCGCTGACCCGCGCCAAGCTTCAGGACGAGCTCGCCGATATCTCGCAGAAAGAGAAGAAAACCATCGTCCTGGTCACCAATGATGTCGACGAGGCCCTGCTTCTGGCAGACCGGATCGTGCCGCTGACGCCAGGCCCCAAGGCCACCTTCGGCCCGTCCTTCGACGTGCGGATCCAGCGCCCGCGCGAGCGCGCCGCGATGAATTCGGACCTGGAGTTCATCCGGCTTCGCTCCGCGATCACCGAATATCTGATGGATGCGGGCCTCGGCGCGAAGCCGGAAGCCGCTCGTGTCGACGCGCTTCCGAATGTCGTTCCGATCTCGATCAGATCGACCTCGAAACCGCTGCCCGCGGCCTACAGGCAGAAGTCGCGGTCGGCGATCGAGAACGGCTATGTCGAGTTTTCGAACGTCACCAAGATCTATCCGACGCCGAAGGGGCCGCTGACGGTCGTCGACGGCTTCGACCTGAAGATGAAGAAGGGCGAGTTCGTTTCGATCATCGGCCATTCGGGCTGCGGGAAATCGACGGTGCTGTCGATGGCGGCGGGGTTGAACCCGATCAATGCCGGGGGCGTGATCCTCGACGGGCGCGAGATTTCCGGCGCGGGTCCGGATCGCGCCGTGGTGTTTCAGGCCCCCTCGCTGATGCCGTGGCTGACGGCCCGCGAGAACGTCGCCCTCGGCGTTGACCGGGTCTATCCCAGGGCAAGCCCGCGCGAGCGCAGGGATGTGGTCGAATATTACCTCGAGCGCGTCGGCCTCGGCGATGCCATGAACCGGCCGGCGGCCGACATGTCGAACGGCATGAAGCAGCGCGTCGGCATTGCCCGCGCCTTCGCGCTTTCGCCGAAACTGCTGCTGCTCGATGAACCCTTCGGCATGCTCGACAGCCTGACGCGCTGGGAATTGCAGGAAGTGCTGATGGAGGTGTGGTCGCGCACCAAGGTGACCGCGATCTGCGTGACCCATGATGTGGACGAGGCGATCCTGCTCGCCGACCGGGTGGTGATGATGTCGAACGGGCCGAATGCGACGATCGGCAACATCATGGAGGTCGACCTGCCGCGTCCGCGCTCGCGAAAAGTCCTGCTCGATCACCCCGATTACTACGCCTACCGCGAAGAACTGCTGGAATTTCTGGAGGCCTATGAGGGTGGGGCATCTCCCGCCGAAGCGCAACTGGCCGCGATCCGGGAAAAGCGCGATCGGCGCATCAGCCGGCAGACCCTCACGAAACACGCTGCTGCGGAGTAGACACCATGGCCCAGAAACTCGTCATCATCGGAAACGGCATGGCGCCCGGGCGGATGCTCGAAGACCTGTTCGAGCGCGCGCCCGGCCTCTATGAGGTCACCATCTTCAACGCCGAACCACGGGTGAACTACGACCGCATCATGCTGTCGCCCGTGCTCTCGGGCGAAAAGACCTATGAGGATATCATCATCCATGGCGATGACTGGTATGAAGCGCATGGCGTGACGCTGCATCGCGGTGCGAAGGTTTCGAAGATCGACCGGGAAGCCAAGACAGTCACCGCCGAAAACGGCATCACCGCGTCCTATGACCGGCTGGTGATCGCGACCGGCTCCGCGCCCTTCATCATTCCCGTCCCCGGTCACGATCTTCCGGGCGTGCTCGCCTATCGCGATCTCGACGATGTCGGCAATATGCTGAAGATTGCAGAGGGGCAGGGCCATGCGGTCGTCATCGGCGGCGGGCTTCTGGGGCTCGAAGCGGCCTATGGGCTGAAGCAGCGCGGCATGAGCGTCACCGTGCTGCATCTGATGGACACGATCATGGAGCGGCAGCTCGATCCGGCCGCTGCCTACCTGCTGGAAAAGGCGCTGGATGATCGCGGCATCGAGGTCATCACCAAGGCGAACACGAAACGCATTCTCGGCGAGGACAGGGTCGAGGGCGTCGAGCTTGAGGATGGCCGCATCATTTCAGCCGATATGGTGGTGATGGCGGTCGGCATCCGTCCGGCGGCGGGGCTTGCGAAGGATGCGGGACTTCTGACCAATCGCGGCATCGTGGTCGATGACGGCATGGCGACCTCTGATCCTGCAATCTTCGCGCTCGGCGAATGCGCCGAGCATCGCGGCACCTGCTACGGGCTGGTCGCCCCACTTTACGAAAGTGCCGCCGCACTCGCCGACCGGCTTGCCGGCGGCTCTGCCGAATACAAGGGCTCCCACGTCAACACCAAGCTGAAAGTCACCGGCATCAAGCTGTTCTCCGCCGGCGATTTCGCCGAGGGGCCGGACCGCGAGGAAGTGGTGTTGCGCGATGCCACGCGCGGCATCTACAAACGCGTCATCCTGCAGGACAACCGCGTGATCGGCGCCGTGCTCTACGGCGATACCGCCGACGGCGCCTGGTATTTCGACATGCTGAAGCGCGGGACCGACGTGTCGGAGATGCGCGAGACGCTGATTTTCGGACAGGCCTATCAGGGCGGCGGTGCCGCCGATCCGGCGGCCGCCGTGGCAGCACTTCCCGATGACGCGGAAATCTGCGGCTGCAACGGCATCTGCAAGGGCAGGATCGTCTCGGCGATCTCCGACAAGGGCCTGACCTCGCTCGATGATGTGCGCGCCCACACCAAGGCGTCGGCCTCGTGCGGCACCTGCACCGGGCTCGTTGAACAGTTGCTGTCGCTGACGCTGGGCGATGCCTATAATCCGGCCGCGGTCCAGCCGGTCTGCGGCTGCACCGATCTCGGCCATGACGATGTCCGCCGGCTGATCCGCGCCAAGGGGCTGAAGACCATTCCCGCCGTGATGCAGGAACTGGAATGGAAAACCTCCTGCGGCTGCGCCAAATGCCGACCGGCGCTGAACTATTACCTCGTCTGCGACTGGC from Martelella sp. NC20 includes these protein-coding regions:
- the nirB gene encoding nitrite reductase large subunit NirB gives rise to the protein MAQKLVIIGNGMAPGRMLEDLFERAPGLYEVTIFNAEPRVNYDRIMLSPVLSGEKTYEDIIIHGDDWYEAHGVTLHRGAKVSKIDREAKTVTAENGITASYDRLVIATGSAPFIIPVPGHDLPGVLAYRDLDDVGNMLKIAEGQGHAVVIGGGLLGLEAAYGLKQRGMSVTVLHLMDTIMERQLDPAAAYLLEKALDDRGIEVITKANTKRILGEDRVEGVELEDGRIISADMVVMAVGIRPAAGLAKDAGLLTNRGIVVDDGMATSDPAIFALGECAEHRGTCYGLVAPLYESAAALADRLAGGSAEYKGSHVNTKLKVTGIKLFSAGDFAEGPDREEVVLRDATRGIYKRVILQDNRVIGAVLYGDTADGAWYFDMLKRGTDVSEMRETLIFGQAYQGGGAADPAAAVAALPDDAEICGCNGICKGRIVSAISDKGLTSLDDVRAHTKASASCGTCTGLVEQLLSLTLGDAYNPAAVQPVCGCTDLGHDDVRRLIRAKGLKTIPAVMQELEWKTSCGCAKCRPALNYYLVCDWPGEYADDYQSRFINERVHANIQKDGTYSVVPRMWGGVTSSKELRAIADVVDKFDIPTVKCTGGQRIDMLGIKKEDLPAVWADLGKAGFVSGQAYAKGLRTVKTCVGNDWCRFGTQDSTGLGIRLEKFMWGSWTPAKLKLAVSGCPRNCAEATCKDIGVICVDSGFEIHFAGAAGLEIRGTDVLGMVKTEDEALEHIVALTQMYREQGRYLERIYKWAKRIGHDEVRAQIMDNAEKRKAYFDRFVESQKYAQVDPWSERVSGKDKHEFKPMAVVGHHEAAE
- a CDS encoding ABC transporter ATP-binding protein; the encoded protein is MMSTILQLKDVNKGFGEGAKRHDVLADISLDVREGEFIAILGFSGAGKTTLMSMLAGLEKPDSGEILFRGEAIEGPSPKRGIVFQNYALMPWLSVEANVRLAVDAVHRDKPARERAALVNAYVAMVGLSHARDRRPAELSGGMRQRVSVARALAMQPDLLLLDEPLSALDALTRAKLQDELADISQKEKKTIVLVTNDVDEALLLADRIVPLTPGPKATFGPSFDVRIQRPRERAAMNSDLEFIRLRSAITEYLMDAGLGAKPEAARVDALPNVVPISIRSTSKPLPAAYRQKSRSAIENGYVEFSNVTKIYPTPKGPLTVVDGFDLKMKKGEFVSIIGHSGCGKSTVLSMAAGLNPINAGGVILDGREISGAGPDRAVVFQAPSLMPWLTARENVALGVDRVYPRASPRERRDVVEYYLERVGLGDAMNRPAADMSNGMKQRVGIARAFALSPKLLLLDEPFGMLDSLTRWELQEVLMEVWSRTKVTAICVTHDVDEAILLADRVVMMSNGPNATIGNIMEVDLPRPRSRKVLLDHPDYYAYREELLEFLEAYEGGASPAEAQLAAIREKRDRRISRQTLTKHAAAE